AATCGAGTTGGAATATAAGAACGATACCTATCCGGAGAAAATTCCTATCGATTCTAAAATCAGATTCCACGGGAAGATAAAGACCTTTCACGATCAATATGCGTATCGGCTTTCGGACGGAAAGTCTGTCGCGGTCTGTGTCGCACATTGGTTCCTGATGGACATTCAAAAAAGAATACCGATCCCGCTTTCTCAAATCGGAATCGATTCCGTACATCCGGAACGATCCTCTCTATATTAGAATCTTAGAATCTACTAAACTTCATAAAAGAGTCTCTCTGGTCTTCGTAAAAAAGACAATTCTTCCGGAAATCGGAGACTACAAGATTTTCCAACCCTTATCCTTGAGCTTCGTTTTAAAATGAGAAAATTCTTCCTTAATGGTAGCGACCGCCTTGAAGCCCGCCTCGATGCCTCGGTTCACGGAGCGTGTGAGTTTTTCCGCGCTCGTCGTTACCATGGACAACTCTTGGACCGTCGGTGCGACCACTTTGATTCGTACGTCTTTCGGCGGATGTTTGATGATCTGCATCGCACGATTGTACATCGTATGATGAACCTTTGTGATCATGTGATGTAATCTTTTGTTGGAAGGATAAGCAAGCCAACCTTCCAGTCTGGAAATCGGATTGGAAAACTCGTCCTGATTATTATTTAAGACAACCGTAATATCCTTATAACCCGCTTCGATCACCTTCTCGAGAGGAATCGGATCCGCGATCCCGCCGTCCCCGTAAAACTGACCGTCCAATTTCCATTTACCGCGAGTCGCAATCGGAAGAGAAGTTGCGGCCTTGAGTAGGTTGAGTGCGTTAGACGCCGATGTCTTGATATACTCCGCTTGCAGTTTTGCCAGGTTGGTCACGACGACGTACAGAGGAGGCGCTTCTTTTTTGTCGAAATTTTCGGAAGGAAGGCGGTATTTTTCCCCAAAGATATAATC
The Leptospira stimsonii DNA segment above includes these coding regions:
- a CDS encoding patatin-like phospholipase family protein; amino-acid sequence: MSSYFTPGKETFLGSNHLLPKPGKKSTALIVAGGGMKGSFAGGVLAALHQYIPSTHFDLIVGVSSGSCSAAYYATGYEQSYEESLKILDIWKKELIGNKFISFFHPLKGKTLLDQEYLIDYIFGEKYRLPSENFDKKEAPPLYVVVTNLAKLQAEYIKTSASNALNLLKAATSLPIATRGKWKLDGQFYGDGGIADPIPLEKVIEAGYKDITVVLNNNQDEFSNPISRLEGWLAYPSNKRLHHMITKVHHTMYNRAMQIIKHPPKDVRIKVVAPTVQELSMVTTSAEKLTRSVNRGIEAGFKAVATIKEEFSHFKTKLKDKGWKIL